From Streptomyces yatensis, one genomic window encodes:
- a CDS encoding glycoside hydrolase family 19 protein, producing MWRRRVLAPLAATAAVCASVLVMPMASSASAAGTSAQAACDYPNWVAGRAYVAGDIVRYTDGKYYRAEHDNPGYDPVISTWYWEPFNCGGEGQNPSGFVVSEAQFNQMFPNRNSFYTYQGLTAALSAYPGFANTGSDTVKKQEAAAFLANVNHETGGLVHIVEQNTSNYPHYCDWNQPYGCPAGQAAYYGRGPIQLSWNFNYKAAGDALGIDLLGNPWLVERDAAVSWKTALWFWNTQTGAGSMTPHNAMVNQRGFGETIRAINGSLECNGGNPGQVQSRIDAYQRFVQILGTTPGSNLSC from the coding sequence ATGTGGAGACGACGTGTTCTGGCGCCGCTCGCGGCGACCGCGGCGGTGTGTGCAAGTGTGCTTGTCATGCCCATGGCCTCATCCGCCTCGGCGGCGGGGACGTCCGCCCAGGCGGCCTGCGACTACCCGAACTGGGTCGCGGGCAGGGCGTATGTCGCCGGCGACATCGTCCGGTACACCGACGGCAAGTACTACCGCGCGGAGCACGACAACCCGGGCTATGACCCGGTGATCAGCACCTGGTACTGGGAGCCCTTCAACTGCGGCGGCGAGGGCCAGAACCCGAGCGGCTTCGTGGTGAGCGAGGCGCAGTTCAACCAGATGTTCCCGAACCGGAACTCGTTCTACACCTACCAGGGCCTGACCGCCGCCCTGAGCGCCTACCCCGGCTTCGCCAACACCGGCAGCGACACCGTCAAGAAGCAGGAGGCGGCCGCCTTCCTGGCCAACGTCAACCACGAGACCGGCGGCCTGGTCCACATCGTGGAGCAGAACACCTCCAACTACCCGCACTACTGCGACTGGAACCAGCCCTACGGCTGCCCCGCGGGCCAGGCGGCCTACTACGGCCGCGGGCCGATCCAGCTCAGCTGGAACTTCAACTACAAGGCCGCGGGCGACGCGCTCGGCATCGACCTGCTCGGCAACCCCTGGCTGGTGGAGCGGGACGCCGCGGTGTCCTGGAAGACCGCCCTGTGGTTCTGGAACACCCAGACCGGGGCCGGCTCGATGACCCCGCACAACGCCATGGTCAACCAGCGCGGCTTCGGCGAGACCATCCGCGCCATCAACGGCAGCCTGGAGTGCAACGGCGGCAACCCCGGCCAGGTGCAGAGCCGGATCGACGCCTACCAGCGGTTCGTCCAGATACTCGGCACCACCCCCGGCTCCAACCTGAGCTGCTGA
- a CDS encoding DUF397 domain-containing protein — MDRICGSRVYSGMPARDLGSEGWHKPWSGGNGGSCVEAMRLKDGRVALRQSTDPDGPALIYTPVEMKRFIQGAKAGEADFLFL, encoded by the coding sequence ATGGATCGCATATGCGGGAGCCGCGTCTACAGCGGCATGCCGGCAAGGGACCTCGGCAGCGAGGGCTGGCACAAGCCTTGGAGTGGCGGCAACGGGGGAAGCTGCGTCGAGGCGATGAGGCTGAAGGACGGGCGGGTGGCGCTGCGCCAGTCGACCGATCCGGACGGACCGGCACTCATCTACACCCCGGTGGAGATGAAACGCTTCATCCAGGGGGCGAAGGCCGGGGAAGCGGACTTTCTGTTCCTGTGA
- a CDS encoding helix-turn-helix domain-containing protein, whose amino-acid sequence MADARAGGAPTVLRVVLGKRLQDLREKAGLSFEQAGRALDVTHATIRRMEKAEVGLKLPYVEKLLRTYGVTDPEEVEGFLSLAREANKAGWWHRFRDVLPEWFNTFVSLEVEANLIRAYEPHYIPGLLQTEDYARAVLRAGMPHAPESEIERNVALRMERQALLTRDNPPMLWVVMDETVVRRPIGGSETMRAQIARLIEEAEAPHIRLQIMPFDAGPHPAMYGPFHIFRFPIPELPDIAYTESLVSGSYFDQRDDVSAFLEALDRMCAQAAPAQTTQAILSRIRKEI is encoded by the coding sequence GTGGCGGATGCGCGGGCGGGCGGAGCCCCGACCGTCCTGCGAGTCGTGCTCGGAAAACGGCTCCAGGACCTTCGGGAGAAGGCCGGGCTGTCGTTCGAACAGGCCGGGCGCGCCCTGGACGTCACGCATGCCACGATCCGGCGGATGGAGAAGGCCGAGGTCGGTCTGAAGCTCCCGTACGTCGAGAAGCTGCTGCGGACGTACGGCGTCACCGACCCCGAAGAGGTCGAGGGGTTCCTCTCCCTCGCGCGCGAGGCCAACAAGGCCGGCTGGTGGCACCGGTTCCGCGACGTCCTGCCGGAGTGGTTCAACACCTTCGTCAGCCTGGAGGTCGAGGCCAATCTGATCCGGGCCTACGAGCCGCATTACATTCCCGGGCTGCTGCAGACCGAGGACTATGCCCGCGCGGTGCTCCGCGCGGGCATGCCGCATGCGCCCGAGTCGGAGATCGAGCGCAATGTCGCCCTCCGTATGGAACGCCAGGCCCTGCTGACCCGGGACAACCCGCCGATGCTGTGGGTGGTCATGGACGAGACGGTGGTGCGCCGCCCCATCGGCGGTTCCGAGACCATGCGTGCCCAGATCGCGCGGTTGATCGAGGAGGCGGAGGCCCCTCATATCCGGCTGCAGATCATGCCGTTCGACGCCGGCCCGCACCCGGCGATGTACGGCCCCTTCCATATCTTCCGGTTCCCGATCCCGGAGCTGCCGGATATCGCGTATACGGAGTCGCTGGTCAGCGGCTCCTACTTCGACCAGCGCGATGACGTATCGGCATTCCTGGAGGCCTTGGACCGGATGTGCGCGCAGGCCGCGCCTGCACAGACGACTCAGGCCATTCTGAGTCGCATTCGCAAGGAGATCTGA
- a CDS encoding ATP-binding protein, which produces MAPSYEALRLGRGGTVVAPPRHDVFRLPALSTSVAEARRHVVRRLRSWGIDQDTRDSAELIVSELFTNAVRHTSSEDVRCSLQLIGTRLRLEVADQGCARTVPEARSVTADQEGGRGLMLVEALSEAWGVRPNQGGEGRAVWAYLAT; this is translated from the coding sequence GTGGCTCCTTCCTATGAGGCTCTCCGGTTAGGGCGCGGCGGCACCGTGGTCGCTCCGCCCCGCCACGACGTGTTTCGTCTGCCGGCGCTGAGCACGTCCGTCGCCGAGGCGAGAAGGCATGTCGTCCGGCGGCTGCGCTCATGGGGCATCGACCAGGACACCCGGGACAGCGCGGAGTTGATCGTCTCCGAGCTGTTCACCAACGCGGTGCGCCACACCTCCAGCGAGGACGTCCGCTGCTCACTGCAGCTCATAGGGACCCGGCTGCGGCTCGAGGTGGCCGACCAGGGCTGCGCCCGTACGGTGCCGGAGGCCAGGTCGGTGACCGCGGACCAGGAGGGCGGCCGCGGGCTGATGCTGGTGGAGGCCCTCTCGGAGGCCTGGGGGGTCAGGCCGAACCAGGGGGGAGAGGGCCGCGCCGTCTGGGCCTATCTGGCGACGTAG
- a CDS encoding SGNH/GDSL hydrolase family protein, with translation MADDKERFSNGSIGSYAAVGDSFTEGVGDPGPDGVFVGWADRLAVLLSDQRPHDDFRYANLAVRGRLLDQIVAEQVARAIELGPDLVTFCAGGNDILRPGSDPDDVAERYEAAVADLKARVGTVLLCTGFDTRGVPVLRHLRGKIATYTAHVRAIADRYDCPVLDLWSLRSVQDRRAWDADRLHLSPDGHTRVALRAGQVLGLDVPADPDQSWPPEGQRTAAEVRRDNIHWAREYLVPWIGRRLRGESSGDHVEPKRPDLLPLRP, from the coding sequence GTGGCAGACGATAAGGAGAGATTCAGCAACGGTTCGATCGGGTCGTACGCAGCCGTCGGCGACAGCTTCACCGAGGGCGTCGGCGACCCCGGTCCTGATGGTGTGTTCGTCGGCTGGGCCGACCGGCTCGCGGTCCTGCTGTCCGACCAACGACCTCACGACGATTTCCGCTACGCCAATTTGGCCGTACGCGGTCGACTCCTTGACCAGATCGTCGCGGAGCAGGTGGCGCGCGCCATCGAGCTCGGCCCCGATCTGGTCACCTTCTGTGCGGGGGGCAATGACATCCTGCGCCCCGGCAGCGATCCCGACGATGTCGCCGAGCGCTACGAGGCGGCCGTCGCCGACCTCAAGGCGCGGGTGGGCACGGTGCTGCTGTGCACGGGCTTCGACACCCGAGGGGTGCCGGTGCTGCGTCATCTGCGGGGCAAGATCGCCACGTATACGGCGCATGTGCGGGCGATCGCCGACCGCTACGACTGCCCGGTGCTCGACCTGTGGTCGCTGCGCTCGGTGCAGGACCGCCGGGCCTGGGACGCCGACCGGCTGCATCTGTCGCCGGACGGGCACACCCGGGTCGCGCTGAGGGCCGGTCAGGTGCTCGGGCTCGACGTCCCCGCCGACCCCGATCAGTCCTGGCCCCCGGAGGGGCAGCGCACCGCCGCCGAGGTGCGCCGGGACAACATCCACTGGGCGCGCGAGTATCTGGTGCCCTGGATCGGCCGACGACTGCGCGGTGAGTCGTCGGGTGACCATGTGGAGCCCAAGCGGCCGGATCTGCTGCCGCTGCGGCCCTGA
- a CDS encoding alpha-galactosidase gives MIETGGSGRLWVLSGRHSSYALHVTDRDELLHLHWGPGIAVEDAEALAAEPGPPDRPFESPLDGREEYPVEGGPRFVRPALSVHAGGVRGTEWRFSSGTVLDPGTGQELRLRFHDPLHHLDITLHYRMREDGDVIERWTTLTHTGNAGQEPVELLRADSAAWSLPARDRWRLSHLHGRWAAESRLARTELTPGEKVIGSRRGHTSHHHLPWIALDNGEATEESGEVHSCALAWSGAWRIAVQRLADGAVQAVGGVGHDDAGQLLLAPGESFTTPVFAGLWTDGGFGAASRAWHAWQLARVVPGAELSRPVLYNSWEATEFEVSEEQQRSLAQLAATMGVELFVVDDGWFGARTSDRAGLGDWTANPERFPHGLKPLADEVHALGMQFGIWVEPEMVNPDSDLYRAHPDWVQHHSGRARAEFRNQLVLNLARPEVREYLWERLDTLLSGAPIDYVKWDFNRSFSDAGWPGDAYPRRLWIDHVRGLYELLERLRAAHPGVAFESCSGGGGRIDLGVLGRTDQVWTSDNTDPLDRLAIQHGFSQLHPARVMAAWVTDSPNAMGNARVSSLRFRFVSAMAGVLGVGGDLTRWSEAELAEARDWVALYKRVRPVVQHGELYRLRPPEGDGLSAVQYVRGEETVVLAWIQAQHYGDAQLPLRLRGLDPAAGYRDLETGEVHRGAVLAHRGLRTGLGGDLDAAVFHLRRN, from the coding sequence ATGATCGAAACCGGTGGAAGCGGTCGGCTCTGGGTGCTCTCGGGGCGGCACAGCAGCTATGCCCTGCACGTCACCGACCGTGATGAACTGCTCCATCTCCACTGGGGCCCGGGCATCGCGGTCGAGGACGCCGAGGCCCTCGCCGCCGAGCCGGGGCCGCCGGACCGGCCGTTCGAATCACCGCTGGACGGGCGCGAGGAGTACCCCGTGGAGGGCGGCCCGCGTTTCGTCCGCCCCGCCCTGTCCGTACACGCCGGGGGCGTACGCGGCACCGAATGGCGCTTCAGCAGCGGCACCGTCCTGGACCCCGGCACCGGCCAGGAGCTGCGGCTGCGCTTCCACGACCCGCTGCACCACCTCGACATCACCCTCCATTACCGGATGCGGGAGGACGGCGATGTCATCGAGCGCTGGACCACCCTCACCCACACCGGCAACGCCGGCCAGGAGCCCGTGGAGCTGCTGCGCGCCGACTCCGCCGCCTGGTCGCTCCCGGCGCGCGACCGCTGGCGGCTGTCCCATCTGCACGGCCGCTGGGCCGCCGAGAGCCGGCTGGCCCGTACCGAGCTCACCCCCGGCGAGAAGGTGATCGGCAGCCGCCGGGGCCACACCAGCCATCACCATCTGCCCTGGATCGCCCTGGACAACGGGGAGGCCACCGAGGAGAGCGGCGAGGTGCACAGCTGCGCGCTCGCCTGGTCCGGGGCCTGGCGGATCGCCGTCCAGCGGCTGGCCGACGGCGCCGTCCAGGCGGTCGGCGGGGTCGGCCACGACGACGCGGGCCAGCTCCTGCTGGCGCCCGGTGAGTCGTTCACCACCCCCGTCTTCGCGGGGCTGTGGACCGACGGCGGCTTCGGGGCCGCGAGCCGCGCCTGGCACGCCTGGCAGCTCGCGCGGGTGGTCCCCGGCGCCGAGCTGTCCCGGCCGGTGCTCTACAACTCCTGGGAGGCCACCGAGTTCGAGGTGAGCGAGGAGCAGCAGCGCTCGCTCGCGCAGCTCGCCGCCACCATGGGCGTCGAGCTGTTCGTCGTCGACGACGGGTGGTTCGGGGCGCGCACCAGCGACCGGGCCGGGCTCGGCGACTGGACGGCCAACCCGGAGCGCTTTCCGCACGGGCTGAAGCCGCTCGCCGACGAGGTGCACGCCCTGGGGATGCAGTTCGGCATCTGGGTCGAGCCGGAGATGGTCAACCCCGACAGCGACCTCTACCGCGCCCACCCCGACTGGGTGCAGCACCACTCCGGCCGGGCCCGCGCCGAATTCCGCAACCAGCTCGTGCTCAACCTCGCCCGCCCCGAGGTGCGCGAGTATCTGTGGGAGCGGCTGGACACCCTGCTCAGCGGTGCGCCCATCGACTATGTGAAATGGGACTTCAACCGCTCCTTCTCGGACGCCGGCTGGCCCGGCGACGCCTATCCGCGGCGGCTGTGGATCGACCACGTACGCGGGCTGTACGAGCTGCTGGAGCGGCTGCGCGCGGCACACCCCGGCGTCGCCTTCGAATCCTGCTCGGGCGGCGGCGGCCGGATCGACCTGGGCGTCCTGGGCCGCACCGACCAGGTGTGGACCTCGGACAACACCGACCCGCTGGACCGGCTGGCCATCCAGCACGGCTTCAGCCAGCTCCACCCGGCCCGGGTGATGGCCGCCTGGGTCACCGACAGCCCCAACGCCATGGGCAACGCCCGCGTCAGCTCGCTGCGCTTCCGCTTCGTCAGCGCGATGGCCGGAGTGCTGGGCGTCGGCGGCGATCTGACCCGCTGGAGCGAGGCGGAACTCGCCGAGGCCCGCGACTGGGTGGCGCTCTACAAGCGGGTGCGCCCGGTCGTCCAGCACGGTGAGCTGTACCGGCTGCGGCCGCCGGAGGGCGACGGGCTCAGCGCCGTGCAGTACGTCCGGGGCGAGGAGACCGTGGTGCTGGCCTGGATCCAGGCGCAGCACTACGGCGACGCACAGCTCCCGCTGCGGCTGCGCGGGCTCGACCCGGCGGCCGGCTACCGGGACCTGGAGACCGGGGAGGTGCACCGGGGAGCGGTGCTCGCGCACCGGGGCCTGCGCACCGGGCTGGGCGGCGACCTCGACGCGGCCGTATTCCACCTTCGCCGAAACTGA
- a CDS encoding tyrosine-protein phosphatase, which translates to MTQQSQSPQVPQAETQLVGVRNFRDLGGLPAADGRRVRPGVLFRSGHLAHATEADRAFLDGLGLHTVFDFRNAADIKLEGPDVTLSGVRNVNLPLSDPADGAGFWTMVREGDLDTLRKLLAEGRAEKRMIGSYRGIITTRIVEHGRILSEMAEDSSPVLMHCSAGKDRAGLSIAVTLLALGVEREAIEADYLASAAAHRRYKIWRKGDPGDGSDPMSPEVMALLLPLFDARAEYLAEAFATIEETWGGTDRYLSEGLGLTPERRERLRERLLTA; encoded by the coding sequence GTGACGCAGCAGTCGCAGTCGCCGCAGGTCCCCCAGGCCGAAACACAGCTGGTGGGGGTACGCAACTTCCGTGATCTCGGCGGACTGCCGGCTGCCGACGGCCGCCGCGTGCGGCCCGGCGTACTGTTCCGCAGCGGCCATCTCGCCCATGCCACCGAGGCGGACAGGGCCTTCCTCGACGGTCTCGGCCTGCACACCGTCTTCGACTTCCGCAATGCCGCCGACATCAAGCTGGAGGGCCCGGACGTCACGCTCAGCGGGGTCCGGAACGTCAATCTGCCGCTGTCCGACCCGGCCGACGGCGCCGGTTTCTGGACGATGGTGCGCGAGGGCGATCTGGACACCCTGCGCAAGCTGCTCGCCGAGGGCCGGGCCGAGAAGCGCATGATCGGTTCCTATCGCGGGATCATCACCACCCGGATCGTCGAGCACGGCCGGATCCTCAGCGAGATGGCGGAGGACAGCTCGCCGGTGCTGATGCACTGTTCGGCCGGCAAGGACCGGGCAGGGCTGTCCATCGCGGTGACCCTGCTGGCCCTCGGCGTCGAGCGGGAGGCCATCGAGGCCGACTACCTCGCGTCGGCGGCCGCCCACCGCCGCTACAAGATCTGGCGCAAGGGCGATCCGGGGGACGGCTCCGACCCGATGTCCCCCGAGGTCATGGCGCTGCTGCTGCCGCTCTTCGACGCGCGCGCCGAATATCTGGCGGAGGCCTTCGCGACCATCGAGGAGACCTGGGGCGGCACCGACCGCTATCTCTCCGAGGGGCTCGGCCTCACCCCCGAGCGGCGCGAGCGGCTCCGCGAGCGGCTGCTCACCGCCTGA
- a CDS encoding serpin family protein, producing MTDATAVGAVNTMTARWARAAVGDEGTVLAATGVWPLLALLAGGAGGPARQELEDALGVGADRAAALGGALLGALDGMDGVDAATGLWTRQELPIRPAWEAALPPGVRGALTGDSEHDRKELDAWASRCTRGAIAELPVPLSPATQLVLAGALTVRTAWLQPFRPGWLMPRSGPWRDRSLAGLTRSVDDLDGVLRVVPDTPAGPLTLSGVAGGNGLDVHLALGAEDAPGGEVLEAGIGAVAGRYEGWPGSALPPGAAGPGVQVMEVESWDPTPRVTLTTPAFTVKARHDLLRRAELFGLRTAQDTARGHFPGISPAALALSSGEQSMTASFSAEGFWAAAVTAFSMAPGSAPPRRKVKLISVRYDRPFGFLAVHRATGLVLTAGWVTEPEPGADTMW from the coding sequence ATGACCGACGCGACCGCCGTAGGGGCCGTCAACACGATGACGGCGAGGTGGGCGCGGGCCGCCGTGGGGGACGAGGGCACGGTCCTCGCCGCCACCGGGGTCTGGCCGCTGCTCGCCCTGCTCGCGGGCGGTGCCGGGGGCCCGGCCCGCCAGGAGCTGGAGGACGCGCTGGGCGTCGGCGCCGACCGGGCGGCGGCGCTCGGCGGCGCGCTGCTCGGGGCGCTGGACGGCATGGACGGTGTCGACGCCGCCACCGGGCTGTGGACCCGCCAGGAGCTGCCGATCCGGCCCGCGTGGGAGGCCGCGCTGCCGCCGGGCGTACGGGGTGCGCTGACCGGGGACAGCGAGCACGACCGCAAGGAGCTGGACGCCTGGGCGTCCCGGTGCACCCGGGGCGCGATCGCCGAGCTGCCGGTGCCGCTCAGCCCCGCCACCCAGCTGGTGCTGGCCGGGGCGCTCACGGTGCGGACGGCCTGGCTGCAGCCGTTCCGGCCGGGCTGGCTGATGCCGCGGAGCGGCCCGTGGCGGGACCGGTCGCTGGCCGGGCTGACCCGGTCCGTGGACGACCTCGACGGGGTGCTGCGGGTCGTCCCCGACACTCCGGCCGGTCCGCTCACCCTCTCCGGGGTCGCGGGCGGCAACGGGCTGGATGTGCATCTGGCCCTGGGCGCCGAGGACGCACCGGGCGGCGAGGTGCTGGAGGCCGGGATCGGCGCGGTGGCCGGGCGGTACGAGGGATGGCCCGGCTCGGCGCTGCCGCCGGGCGCGGCCGGGCCCGGAGTCCAGGTGATGGAGGTCGAGAGCTGGGACCCCACGCCCCGGGTGACGCTCACCACCCCGGCCTTCACCGTGAAGGCCCGGCACGATCTGCTGCGCCGGGCCGAGCTGTTCGGGCTGCGTACCGCCCAGGACACCGCGCGCGGCCACTTCCCGGGGATCAGCCCGGCCGCGCTGGCGCTGTCCTCCGGGGAGCAGTCCATGACCGCCTCGTTCAGCGCCGAGGGGTTCTGGGCGGCGGCGGTGACCGCGTTCTCCATGGCGCCCGGTTCGGCGCCGCCGCGGCGGAAGGTGAAGCTGATCAGCGTGCGGTACGACCGGCCGTTCGGCTTCCTGGCCGTGCACCGCGCCACCGGTCTGGTGCTGACGGCGGGCTGGGTCACCGAGCCCGAGCCCGGGGCCGACACGATGTGGTGA